The window GCATTAAAACATACAGTTATTGTGCTTGGACTGAAGTAAaacatacatgtgtatatacattCCAAAAGGAGCTAAACTCTTGTCTTTTTTAAGACCTTCACCTCACCTCCTGTACAGTTCCTGTTCTGCAGCAGTAGACTTCTCACCAGAGTCGCCCGTCCTTGGTGGCTGGATTCCTAGAAAGAAGAATAGAAACCTATGACAACTATAGTACAAAACGTAGTCCTTCACTACATCACAAATTATTTGAGGAGCATGTCATATATGAGTGTTATCCCaccaagagaaaaacaacaatacACTTTGAAAAGTCTCAAGAAAATTTGAGTTTGATGGATGGAGTTTGAACTCATGAAACAGAGACACTGACACCATTGTCTTCAACAAGGCACACTGAACAAGGCATGCTACAGAAACTTCCAGGTAAGGATGTTAACTTCTCAAACCCTGGTTTATACTGAAGCATAAGCACGGTTTTAGAcctgttttccatttccttcctctAGTTCCATTAAGTCTTCCCCTTGACCTCCTGCTTTCCTTGTAATTACAAGGGCTCCCCCAAATGTAGATGAAATTATTTGATGGAGTTCAGGCCATCCATAAGGCTGAATCCACTTTCAGGAAAGATGTAGACTAACAGCAAACAAATCTCTAAAAGCAAAGGCCTGGCTCCCTAATTTCATGTTAGTCTGGATACCTTACACAAATCCACACTGATAACATATATCAACAAAGTGTATTTGAGAACCAAGAGAAATCAAATAGTTTTCTAACCTGTAAAGAAAGACAAGTTCAGAAACCAAGTTCTCATCATCTGCTTGGCAATCTGTGCTTAGTCAGTCTATCCTTCGTTATGAGCTtatttcaaaagaacaaaaagcagtatttcccCCATGCATCCACTCCCTGTGCATGGAAAGGCGACAACAACGCAGCTTGCCAGgaatgaaagataaaataaaattttaaaaaatctgcctTGCTTATTGCATGTTCATCTAAAAATCCTAGAAATGTTCACAAAGTGATCCAAGTTCATTAAAGTATTTGGTATTCCAAAGATGGAGAAGGAGAGGGCCTAGAAAAACAAAGCTGTCTTACTTAAGAGCACATAGCAACAGAACTAGAACCATAGCATTCCAACTGCCAGATAGTAGCTACCACAGCTACCTTGCAGGAACATAAAGAGAACATCACAGGACCATTACATCCAAGGCTTTCAATGATGCCAATATCTACATACATGAAAAGTGTTACAGGCTGATCAAAGAGCTCCTCTCACAACAAGACAATCTTGAAAAATACAGGCATACCATATAATATCCAGTGGCAGCACTACAGAGAAGTGTGTCAAAACAGTCAGTAGACCTGAGAGGGACTGACAGTACCTGTAGGAGATTTGGGTTTCCCTTCTGCAGCTGGTGAAGATGGAGCTGTGCCACTAGATGAACGGGTTGATCTCTGGTTGTCCCTTTTACTTTGAGAAGATTCTTTCATTCGGTTCACTACATCTTCAGTGAGCTGAAACATACGtacatgggaaagaaattaacCAAGTTAATTCTTAATGTGTGTATATTTCACTACATATTTGTTAGTTTCCATGCTACTGCAAAAGTATTGCCAATTATCTCATTTCAATGCCACAGTCCTTTGAATCCAAGTGGCCAACATCTGTATATTgactttacattttaaagaaaacacaccctATCTGTAAGTGATAAAACCTCCAATCTACTGACCCTAAAGGCTTCACTGGACGATGACAATTAATCTTCCACAAATACTAACAAAGGTAGAGAGCATGCTAAAGAAGCCAACTCCTTGAGTAGGGACATATTTAACACAAGTACAAGGAAAGTAACTAAGCAGGTTGTAAGTCCGTCCTTCGTCTTCCCCCATGCTTGCTAACCCAGCTCTGCATGGCAGAAGAACTGCATATCATACAGCAGAGAACAGCTGCACAGCCCTCCCCTTCACATAAGGCTGCAAAAGTTTTTGCAATCTCAACTTCATTCTCACTCCCTTCCTTGGGTCCAAAcccatggaaaagaaagaaaagttaactTGAAGTTTTCTGGCCATTCAGTCCAAGGGGGCTTCTCACAACACTGTTAAGATTGACGCCTTCCTCCTCCCAAGGTCAGAGGTTCTGTACCGACTGTTCTGGCTCCAGAACAAAACGAACTGAGGTTGTTTCCCCACCTAGGCTGGTAACAGACAGATTTTCAGCTGCACCACTGCAGCCCAACTTAACAGCATTTTTAACATATTCGTTGTATGTTGTTGTCATGTCAAATTCCTGGTTATgggaactgatttttaaaaacaaaagtctgtAAAAAGCCAGACTTCACTAAGGGCAGGCTCAGTGGAACTACTTTTATATAcatagctaaagaaaaaaaacaaaaccaaaaacaaaataaaaaaaccccaacaaataatgTCCTTGGTACTAAGAATGAGAAATGATTATTTTGTTtcacaaaacaagcaaaccaaaaaaaaaaaaaaaaggaagagaaaaactttTACTTCAGGAAGTCAAATAGAAAGGTCTACAAAGATGACGGCTCATGCCCTATGAGATCCATAGGGCATCTTCATCTTGAGCTCCTGGAGGTCATACACAGACCAGTTACAATAAACCCACGCTTTCTCTACTCCCATCGGCATCTAGCTGATGGAACAGCTAACTAAATTGAAGCACCAGAACAAATTACTTCTATGGTAGATGTGGATGAGTCCGCAAGGGGTCCCTGTCTATATCCTGTAAAAAGAAATCAGGCAAAAATGACTTCACCTCCATCGCTTTAAAAAGAAGATTACCGCAATCTTAGTTAACTTTTGTCAAATGATTAGTCAAAATGGGACATAAACAAATAACCACAGCAAAACACACTCTGCAAGTTCATTTCAGACAAATATTAGGGGAAAACcagataaaaatatgaagaagcaACAGCAATGAAATGAAGGTAGTCATAAAAGAAACCCAACTTAAATTACCAatggaaaaacagggaaataCTGATGGGGAGAAAGAATGTTCCTTAATGATACCACCACTCTCCAGGGCTTGTTTTCACAAAGTTCAAGAAGCAGCTTCCCACTGCCCCTGCTAGAAACATCCCTAATCCTCACTAATCCCCACAACCCCTTATCTCCCTGCACGTTCAGACAGCGGTGCTCCGCCAAGGCTCCTACTACCATTAATAAGGGCAGAGGTGTCTCCTCTTGGATGCCCTCAGAGCCAGGCAGCGCCCTGAGCATCAAACTGCTTGCAAAGCACAAGAGAGCGGCAAGATGGGGTCATTAAGCAGCGAGGAGGGAAAGAGGGTTGAGAGCAGAGTTCGGAAGGGGAGATGAAGGGCTGGTGTGTCACCGCTCCAGAAAAGCCATGCTCAGGCACTcagcccccttccccaccacatTCCAGCCATCCCATCGCCTCTCCAACCCTCTACCCCTTCAGCCTTACAGCTTTATCTCCCTTCTTCCTTGCTGGTTTGCCCCACTcacccccctccagccctgccccgcatCCCCTGCTCCCCTCGCCCTGCCCTACCACTCCAGCAGGGccttcctcagcccggctcccTGCCCCCGGCGCCTCCATCTCCCGGCCCCGCCTCACCCTGATGCCCTGCAGCACCCGCACTTGCTCCCGCTCATCCAGCCCGAAGGAGACCTTCCTGCCGCCGTGGCTGCTCTCGCTGCCCCCCATGCCGGCGGCGCTGGGGACGCCTCTTCCCGCCGCGCCCCCCACACAACCTCACACCGGGCTGCCGCCTCTCCGCTTCCCCCGCCCGCCAACATACCCGCACCCCATTGGCGGCCGGCTGCGGGACGGCCAATAGCGCGGCGCGGTGCTAGCGGCCGGCCGCGGTGCAGGCTGGGGGCTGTAGTCCGCCGGCGGCGGCTGGGCGGCCGGCCTGACCCGGCCCTGGGGGCGGCTGCGCTCCGAGGCAGGGTACAGTCACCGCTTTATCCTGCGACAGACCCACGGCGGCACCGAAGTGTCTCCCCCCTGTAGCCCTTGGCCTCGCCgagcttcctcctctcctcctgcccgtCCTCCACACCTTCGGTTTTGAGCGCAGGAtcaaaccaccccaaaaactTCCACACCCCACCCGCGGGGTTTCTTCACTGGGTCACAGTTATGGAAGGACGAAAGCCAACCCACGTGGAACCACGCAGAAAACAAGCCAGGAAGGCACAAAGCTTGGCTCCAAGACCGAGCAACCACCCAGACGACGTCTGTCACAGAGGTTCATGGGCAGAGGAGCCCTCAAGGGCATCCAGGCAGTTTTCCCTCATCCAGTGAGGCAAAGCAGCTCCCAACGCAGCCGAGCCAGGGCATCCCTCACCCCACCAGAAAGCCCTTGTCCACCTTCACACATGCCATTTCTCCATAGTCCTCGAGGGAGGTCACCACCCCACACACCATCTCACATTTCTCTGGCGATTAAGAACAAAGCTACAGCCTACAATTTCCAGTCAGTTTTACAGCAGCTGCTCTGTGGGCAGAATTCACCTCCCAGCTCCCGTCAGCCACCCTGTTCCAGCGAGACCTACTGACCGTGCCATTACCTGCCGTGACAGGCACACACGGGTCCCACCTAGGTCAGGCCATCACAGATATGGTCCCTGTCACCAGGCACGGCCGATCCACAGCCTAAACCAAAGGACTGAGGAAAAACAACATACCACGCAAGGAGCCGGACCAAGAAATGGCAGCTTTGAAGGGTCTTTCCCAAGTAAACTTTCTGCATTCCCAGGAACACAGGCCACGTGATGACCTAGACAATTTTGTGCATTTGTAACTACAAAGTTAACGAAGCCTTGGTATCAACATGCTCCTTATCTACTTCTTAGCAGCGCATTGGAGCGGTTTTAACTGTGGAATGCTTATTCTTCACTGCAGCTAATGTGGAGACTACAGCCTTGACACAGCAGCGGGGACCCTGACCAGCTTTAAGGGACATCTAGGAGACtttgcccaccccaccccaccccccccccaccccccccgcaagATATCCAGGCCTCTTCTCTAGCACACCCCTGGAAACAAGcaataattttgttatttgtgtAATACCTTGTACGCTGGGGACTTGTCCCATTGCTTGAGTTCTCAAGGCAATGGCACTGCATGGTGGTGCTGTCAGCTGTTTGCACTGCAGTACAGCAACACTGTGAAAGAGCAAAGGTCTGGCTAAAGTCAAACCACCAACGCTCCCAGAACACTCTCACCAGCCTCTTGTTTGTTTCTAACCTGCCACCTGGTCACTTCATTTGATGGCACACAGTTTTCATACTAAAAAAAGATTGTGAACAGTCATTCCTTATTGGCCGCCTCTGTCCTCTCAGGGTTTCACAGACCTGCATTGTTGCTCTTCCAGACTGGTGAGTTCTCAACCATTTAATTGCTCCTCCAGAAGTCATCCCATAACTCTGATTATTCTTCTCATCCTTCCTTAGGCCTTTTTCAGGTGTAACTCCAGCCAGGTGCCAGGCATCATCtgcaaagatccaggagggagaGTGggcaaagacaaacaaaactgCACCTCCCACCTACGGCTGTGCCTTCCTGTGATCTCCAAGAGCCTGAGGGACCCAACAGGGCCCACAACCCACGGGACACTGATGTGGAAGCAGCCATGATAATGGTGGAGGAGCTGTACAACAATTTAAATGCTTCTCCACCTACGCAGGAGCAGAGGATGTCGTCATAGTTAGCTCCAGCAGTAACATCTCCTAGGGCAGTTTTCTGTGTGGAACCTGGAAGGAGCTCTGTAAGGTTTTACCACCCAGTGACCCAATCCCAAGGTCACCCCACTCCCCAGACTGTACCCCCGCCAAAGAGATCCTGATGGGTGCCGATTACTGCCAGCACACTTAGCTGTTACTCGGCAGCTATCATGTCCTCCCTGCAGCCAGAAAATTAGTCCTGATACACAGTGCTCATTTCAAAGCCCAGAACAAGAAATGAGCAAGAGTCAATTCCAACTTCCACATCCACCTTTTTCCAAGCAACAGAGAAAGATATCTGTAACAAAGACCCCTGATACGAGACATGCCTAGGAACGGCAAGATCTAGTTACCAAGAGAAGAGTCAAAGGCTTCACTGACAATTATTTAGACCTGGAGACCACTCTCTACAGTCATCTGTTGCCCTAGTAATAGCCTTCCGAGAAGGAAAGATCCATCTCTGACAAAAAGACATCATGTTATTCCATTACCATCTGCCATGTTTGttcagggctttaaaaaaaaaaaagtcaaaccgaaaaggttatttttttctccataataCGGATCATTTGAGAAAGAAAGTATGAACAATTATGccaaacttaattttatttctttattttacaaacaaaaatatacatttattctatattttctctctttgcatCCCCCTCACACACATAACACACTTCTGCTCAAGGACCACTGGGAATGTGGCCCAAAGTAttatatacacataaaaatacaACAGGAGGAAGGTCAGTCCATGACCTAGCACAGAAGCTCCTCAGCAGCAGAAGACGGGACGCTCCAGAAATACTGGAGTCCTGCCAGCGAAGGACAGGATGCACATGGCGACCACCTGCACAGGTGATCCTTCAGCAAATACTCCTTGGGACGGAAAAGCAGTTGCCCCTTTCTTTCTCAACTGCTTTAAGACCTTCATATCTCTTGGCTCTGTCCAAGACCCACCAACTCCAGGGACGCTTCGCAGGTTTCCCCACACTAACAGCAGCTCAGGATCGGTGTTGCAAGCAGCAataggagcagcagcagggcaatTCAGGCACCACATCATCCATCCCTATTAGAGTAAGCAAGCAAGCGTGGCTCAGGCCGATTCACAGCAAGTGACGGGAGGAGCATGGAACACTTCTCTAACACGGCAAGGGCTGACATGCCCGGTTGCCCTTACACGGTCATTGCATGGAGGGGAAATGTGAAAGGCTGTTGACCCACGAGACAATTCAGCTCTCGCACATGGACAAACGGAGgccttttttcctcaaaagtaaattaaaaaaaaaaagcgagggtGGTGTTTATTTTCAAGGTGCCAGTGCTACTTAGAGGCCTGCAGGGCAAAGTCCACAGGCAGAAGAGAGAGGCTGCATTGTTCATTaacaaaaaaagataagaaaagggCCTGCATAGTTTTGGCAACCAATATGAACTTCATGTTCTTACCCAAACTTTCCCTGTGGTGGGAACAACTGGTAGCAAATGCTTTCCCCTACCTGCTCATGACCCAATCTAACACCTCCACGCTGCACCCTGCATGACGATTTCCCAGAAACTCTTACCTCAATATTCTTCAGGAAGAGCAGTGAGTTGGGGCAAGGGTTTCACACAGTCCCCAGACATTTCAAATTCCCTCTTTCTACCATCTCTAATGGAAAGTTGCTATTGCTTATAGCAGATCTCCACCTACCTGGAGGACTCAGGTAGAAAAACACCCCCAAAGCTAGAGGAATACACCTCTTCATCCTTGGAGAGCACAGTAAGTCCCAGAAACCAGCCTGATGCAGCTTTCAGCTGAACAGTGCCTGGACTGGAACACGATGTCTTGAAACTGCATGCCAGACAGCTCAGACAACAGTAGTCCCTTTTCCAGCATGGAAGAGGTTAATAAGAAGTTCCAGATAGTTTTTAAATGAACCACGCTCCACGTGTGCATAAGTATTTTCAACATATTGAGCCATAAAACCTATTCAGACCAGCAGAAGTCTGGGGATCTGACTGCAACATAAGAGGACACTGGCAGAGAAACACACCCGTCTCCCAACTTGCCTCCCCACTTAGAACACCAGCCAGCTTGATTCTAGCATGCCTATGGTGTTTGAGAGTTTCCAGTCACTAAACACTGACAGCCTGGACTCATCACGGGCTTCTGCTCTGCCTCAAGCACCTGAACATCTCTGGAGCCTTCATCTGCAGAGTCAGCTTCCTCCTTCACAGCACCCTCCAAGACCTTGCCAGAGCCACGAAGCAGAGTGCAGATGGAAAATGCACCTACCTCACAGGTTCTGTTCTTGAAACTCAGCCCTGATTCAGTGTTGTTACCTAGATTTTCTTGTGAGCTCAGATGCACAGTAGTACAGCCTCCACAGACTGTTTCacagctccttcagctcagctgGACAGCAGCACTGTCTGTCCTTCCATCTCCCTATTGTTCAGTCCATTCACATCCATGCTGCTGGCTACTAGCCCCCCAAAACGCTCCCAGGGCACAAAGAACAGTTCATTCCTCTTCAtacctctcttctccttcccacacGCTCTGAACACTCCTTTTAACCCCTAGCAACTGCAATTCATTATTTTCATCAGTATTAGCTGAAACTAGAGATGAGCTCAGCCGACCGGCTTCCCTCTTCAGACACTGCTATCACCACCTATGCTGTTGCATTATGACAAGACCCACGCAGCCATGCTGCTTGAAAAAGCCCAGGAAGACCATCTTTGGTTTCAACCACCAAACCATTCTATATATATGTACAATACAGCAGTCAAGTCAACACCCTCATCCCTAAACGCCATTCCCCTAATTGGCAGGCAAGTGCTTTCAGTCATTGAAAAGGAAGAGGTGCCAGTCAGGCCTGTCTTCTGGGTTATATTCACATCTGGAACACGGAGGATCAGGAAGGTTCAGTATTTATAGGTTTACGAACAAGACTTTTCTACATTGTTCTCAGTTAGCAACACAAAACGTTCTTTCCAACAGGATTAGGGCTGCCAACTTAATTCCACAATAGGTTTTGGAAATccgaaggaagagaggaaagccaTGGCAGATAGCCAAGGACAGATTTCCAATGGACATCCTAACAGCTGTAGTATCAGGGAGTCTGGAAGGAAAGGAATGAGGCATTGTGTGAAGCGGGTAGCCCTGCCTTAGGCATTGATGGCTTTCCAGCGGTCACTGTCTGTGCTGTTGATGCTGCCCACATGATACGGCATAGAGGCCACGTCATCCAGGTAGGCTGTGGTGTCAATTTGAGTGCTTGAGTAGAACCCGGAATCCATTCCTTCCTTCTTGGCAACAGCATAAGGGTGGGGTAGGTGCACATCCACATCCTCAGGTTCATCCACCTGACATTTGTAGGAGAAAAGGATCTTCGGTTCAGACCTGGCGTGATTAAAAATACGTGTTTAAGCAATGTAGTATAATAGACACTTATCCTTAACTGAAACTCAGCAACACTAAGAAATTGTTTATTTAGACCCTAAAAACTCTTCACGCTAACTTTTAGTCCTGAAATATACCTAGTAGAGTAATTGCCATATAGTAATACTAAACGCAGCTTTGGGCTAAGGCACCGAAGAAATAAGAATGACAGAATCCCAACTCCAGTGCGGGAAAGGTGTTATGATCTTTGGGAGTTCTGAATTACTGAGGGCAACAGCATCCAAACACCATTGGACTCCACAGCAGCCTGGTTACTGGCACCAACAGAACAGGAGCCCACCCCAAGTTCCATCTGTGTGCATcaggaaaaccaaaatacaaacaCCTGGGGATCAGCAGTTTCCATCTCTAACTCCAGACACTGTTCCCTTTTGATTTCAGAAGGCAGCGGAGGCACATTTTGATACTTTAGGAATAATTTATGTTCTTAGTTATTTTAAAGCCCGCTGTTTCTTGCCTATGGACAATAAAAGCTAAGGCCTACAGTAAACCACCCGGTTTTTCCGACGAAGATGCATTTCCTCTGAATGGCCACATGGCGGCAAACCCGACCCAGGAATCACACTCCCGAGTGCTTTAAACTTGGTGACTCTTGGGCCCAGTACGCAGAGTACTCAGCCAAAGGGCTACCTAAACCCTAGATTCTCTCTACAAACATATCCCAAAACTCACCCAGGATACCATTTACTCTTCCGGGACTCAATCTCTCACTAACCATTTAGTTACCAACTTCAGCAGTAACACTGTACTAAGCAGGATGCAGACACCGAAGACGTGATGCTCCTAAATGTTTGAGAGGAACGTTACTATCAGCTCTACTTTGAGTATAAAGAAGTCTCGGACAGAAGCAAGCGGCCCAGCATCACACAAGAAAAACTGCAAGGCCAGAAACTGAAAACCGGTTCCCTAACTGGCATTCCAGTCCCTGCCCTTATTCTGCACATGGGGAGAATTTGGGTGCAGAACAATTAAATGACTGTATATACCCTCTAAACTTCTGTTCCTGGCTACTCACCCAAAGAAGCCTTTCAGGAACGCCACATAGATGAGAGGTGCAAAGAAGCTGAAGTAAAGGAACGTGGTAGCATCAACGCAGCTGTCAACGGCAAAAGGGAACACGAAGGAATTTAGCACTCAAGCACAATACAGCTGGATAACACCCACCACATCCCCCCAGAATGATCCCATTTCCCTCCAGAGTGCCCAAGCACAGCACAAGACAAGTCTTGTGCTAAACAAATTCAAACTGATGCAAAGTATTGCCATCAACATGCGTCACTGCTCCTAGACACTCATGAGGGAACCATCCCAAAACCCAAGGTCTGATCGAGAGCACAGTCTTAGTGCTCCCAGTTTTTGACTCACAGAAGCGACACTCATCCCTGCAGAACAAGACCACTGCAGAGCACGCAGCTCCACACACCTCTCCAGTGTGAGTTTCCTGACCACTCAGAGGTCTTTTGGCACAAAACAGATTCAACAACTTTATTCCTTCTTAGGAACACAGCACAAGTTTGTTTTCTTGGGAGAGGCAGCGTTGAGAGACACTCAAATGCAACATGAGGAACTGGGCTGCAGACCTGCTCCCCCAGCATACATACCACAGTCCTTCTATGATATCCACACAGAGGAGGGCACTGCCCAGGCCCTGCACCAGGTTCAGCAGTGCCAGGATTCCAGCATAAACATAAAAACTCTTCCTGGCTGTAGGAAAGACATGGACACAGGTGAAGCTCAACCTCATAAGCACTAGCCCAGTGCAAATCCATTTGATGGAGATGGCAAACCCAACAGAAGCCTCTCACCATCTTGTCTGTTTAAGAACTCCTGAAGAACTAAGGCTGCATTTTTCTGGCAGGACTGATGCAGGTATAGCGGACTAAACCACACCCTCCtgcatgtgtatacacacacaagaTGGGTTTTGAAAGCACATAGTCATGGCAACACATGCACAGACTTTCTTGGCAAGCATCTGGAACAAGTGTCAGTCACATACTTGaacataagaaaaacaaacaaaaaacccacagctgaaCCAGCATCTGTGCCCTTCTGATGTACAGCACTAACAAAACTGCTCAGGAGACCCAGACAGGAGCAGCAGGGTACGCTGGACACTAGGCAGATGAGGCCCAGGATGACCTGCTTGTGGCATCTGCCACACACATCAGCTCCCTCAGGGTACCCACACATAGGTGCCGACACTACTTAAGAGAGAGAACAGCCCAATGCAAACAGCTCAGTAAAAGCTTCCCTCCCTAAGGAAGAACTGCAGATGCTctgcaacaagaagaaaaaccagAGAAGCATCTTAATAAAGTGAATGCCCAGATAAAAATTACTAAGCGATTCCCAATTAGCCTTTCTTTCCCAGGGGATGACCACCACGTACACTTTAACATCATACATGAATTTCAAAGGAAGCTATTATTAGAAGCCATTTCTTATGGCTCTCTGAAGATTATGTATTTACATTACATCTGTATCATTAACTGAGCAGTAAATCTTGTTTTCTTAATGTAATCATTTAGCTACTGAAGTAACAATGTAATTGCTCTTACTCTGTCCTCCAAACGATACAACATACTATTTTTCATGGGATAACTTATCAGTCCTTTGCCATGTATCTGTACACAGAGACAGTGGGATGTACCTGCAGCACAACCAGATACAGGAACCTCTTACTCCCACCTATGTTTCATTCTGGCGCTGTCTCCACCTATACTATGGAACACACTATAGTCACTTACAGGGCAAAGAAATCCGGTCTTTCAGAGGAGTTTTTGGAAGAATCACCACCAAGGAATAGACCTGTTGAGACAAAGAACTAACTGTTCCACAGCTGCTTGATAACTGAACTCAAAATTCTTTGCAGGAATGGCATGTGGTGTAACACGCTCCCTGGATGTCTCAGGGCAGAGGTGCCCTGATATTAAACTCTGTGCAGATGTGAAGGCCCCACACCTCACTCCCATCAGCACACAAAGACCGGTCACTGAGAAACAATGGAGTGAAGAACATCTCCATTCAGATGGAATTCAGCTGCCACAGCTTACACCACTCCCACCAAACCTTTATTGCTTCAGCTCTCCTGCTGCACGAGAAGCATCCGTGCTGCACTGTATCAGGCAGGAGGGGGACTAGCGCTTTATCATACACAAATCATCCTCATTGCCCCatttagaaaatacaaagaagcTATCAGAGTGCATGACACATGCCCAGTACTtaccagaaagaagaaacaggagcTGGCAAGCCAAAAGTGTCTCCCTCCATGGCCATAGATGTTGAAGTCTTCTGCTGAGAGGTGAGCATCAGGATACAGGATTTCCAGGGTGCCCTAGGAGAGAAGTGGCACCAACATGATTCTGTTATAGGCAGCATCCTCACTAGAGTGGGTGTCTGGACAAAGGAGACTGTGTTTAAAGAAGTCCAGACAACAGCTGTCCCTGCCACCTAAGACCCAACCATTGCTCTGCTTAGACCAAATTAACCtcacacaggagaaaaggaagaaactgaagacaagaagtgagaggaaaaaagtgtCAGGAATGTGCATCTGAAGGAAACCAGCATCGATGACATTCCAGGAGAGAGACTGACGGAAAGGATAGGGGATGGAAGCAGTTGCAGATGCAGCAGTTAGACATCTGTTTGAAATAGACAGAGTTCCATTTACATTTCCATCTTTAAAGTA is drawn from Chroicocephalus ridibundus chromosome 10, bChrRid1.1, whole genome shotgun sequence and contains these coding sequences:
- the TPRA1 gene encoding transmembrane protein adipocyte-associated 1; amino-acid sequence: MSVMRLSVSDNITHSTALVTALDNVTTLSPTTTQAINDTNITVPHKCLLLLYEDIGKSRVRYWDLLLLVPNVLFFMFLLWKLPSARAKIRVTSSPIFTTFYILVFVVALVGIARAVVSMTVSASDAAMVADKILWEITRFFLLAIELSVVILGLAFGHLESKSSVKRVLAITTVLSLAYSVTQGTLEILYPDAHLSAEDFNIYGHGGRHFWLASSCFFFLVYSLVVILPKTPLKDRISLPSRKSFYVYAGILALLNLVQGLGSALLCVDIIEGLCCVDATTFLYFSFFAPLIYVAFLKGFFGSEPKILFSYKCQVDEPEDVDVHLPHPYAVAKKEGMDSGFYSSTQIDTTAYLDDVASMPYHVGSINSTDSDRWKAINA